In one Bacillus sp. Marseille-P3661 genomic region, the following are encoded:
- a CDS encoding iron chelate uptake ABC transporter family permease subunit, whose translation MSNKVKLIILAVLSIILVAAFLFVDVGNNWDYVLPRRAKKILAIVITGGVIAYSTMIFQTITNNRILTPSLIGLDSLYLLIQTFIIFVFGSTSLTAVDKNINFLISVLLMVLFAGILFKILFKREGQNIYFLLLVGLIFGTFFESISSFMQVLIDPNEFLIVQDRMFASFNNVNTDLLIISIVLIVLVSSYVYRFTKYLDVLSLGKEQAINLGVDYDYVVKRLLIVIAVFVSISTALVGPIVFLGLLVANVAHEFLKTHKHTYLITGSILISIVALVGGQLLVERVFTFSTTISVIINFVGGVYFIYLLLKGSKSW comes from the coding sequence ATGAGTAATAAAGTTAAATTAATAATTCTTGCAGTGTTATCTATTATACTTGTGGCGGCTTTTTTATTTGTCGATGTTGGGAATAATTGGGACTATGTACTTCCACGTAGAGCAAAAAAGATACTTGCTATTGTTATAACGGGTGGAGTCATTGCATATTCGACTATGATTTTTCAAACCATTACAAATAACCGAATTTTAACACCAAGTTTAATCGGGTTAGATTCACTATACTTATTGATCCAAACCTTTATTATCTTTGTATTTGGGTCAACTAGTTTAACTGCAGTAGACAAAAATATAAACTTTTTAATCTCAGTTTTACTTATGGTTTTATTTGCAGGTATACTTTTTAAAATATTGTTTAAAAGAGAAGGTCAAAATATATATTTTCTTTTATTAGTAGGATTAATATTTGGTACATTTTTTGAAAGTATTTCGTCCTTCATGCAGGTTTTAATAGATCCAAATGAGTTTTTAATTGTTCAAGATCGAATGTTTGCTAGTTTTAATAATGTAAACACAGACTTACTAATCATCTCCATTGTGTTAATTGTCTTAGTATCTTCATACGTATACAGATTTACGAAGTACTTAGATGTTCTTTCATTGGGTAAGGAACAAGCGATCAATTTAGGTGTTGATTATGATTATGTTGTAAAAAGATTGCTAATTGTAATTGCAGTTTTTGTTTCGATTTCAACAGCGTTAGTTGGTCCAATTGTATTTTTAGGATTACTTGTAGCCAATGTTGCTCACGAGTTTTTGAAAACCCATAAACATACGTACTTAATTACAGGTTCTATCTTAATTAGTATCGTTGCTTTGGTAGGCGGACAATTGTTAGTCGAGAGGGTATTTACATTTTCAACAACAATCAGTGTTATTATTAATTTCGTCGGTGGCGTGTACTTTATCTATCTTCTATTAAAGGGGAGTAAATCATGGTAG